The Candidatus Poribacteria bacterium genome contains the following window.
CGGTAATTCGCCAACCTCGTCCAGAAAAATTGTTCCCCGGTCCGCCTGTTCAAATTTGCCTTCACGTGCGGTGTCGGCTCCTGTGTACGCCCCTTTAACATGTCCAAAGAGTGCACTTTCGATCAAGTCCGAGGGAATCGCGCTACAATCGACTACCACAAACGCTTCATCGGTCCGCCTACTATTTTGGTGGATTGCCTTGGCAACCGATTCCTTACCCGTGCCGCTTTCACCCATAATCAGAATCGTTTCGTCGCTGATTGCTGCGCGCCCAATGGTCAGGTAGATCACGTGCATCGCATCGCTTTCCCCAACAATCTGAGTGGCTTCATCCTCCCCGTTCTGTGGTGCAACAGTATCCACCGGTGCGGAATCTTCCGCCATCACCATTTTCGCTTGATCAGCCGCGTACACCGCTCTAGATACCAAAGGTGTGATCTCTTGGAGATCAAAAGGCTTGGTCACATAGTCATAAGCGTGCCGCTTTGCAGCTTCAATCGCTGTTTGCGTTGTGCCGTGGGCGGTGATGATAACAATTGATGCGGTTTTATTAATGTCCCGAAGCTCTTCAATCAGATCTAGCCCGTTGACATCAGGCATAAATATATCGAGAAAAATTGTGTCGATCGCTTCTGAGCGGAGGAGATCCACCGTTTCTTTCCCGTTTCGGGCGGAAAATGTACGATACCCTTCCTTCTGAAGGGCTTTCTCCAACACAAAGCGGATGCTATCGTCGTCGTCAGCAATGAGAATTGAATGTGTCATAGAAACCTAATGATAGTTGTCTGAACCGAGACCGGCAACTGCAAAAACACCATCAAAGCTATAGTGGACCTTAGAATTAATGAGACACTGCCAATCGGCGAGGTTAGAAACCTCGCCTACCGGGGAGTGCAAGTGGTTGGAAACCGCCCCTACCGTTCTCCTGTTTGGTAGGCGCTGTTTCCAACTGCGCCTATGCGGTGCGGGTGAAAACCGCATCTACTGGCCCCGATCAATCGGGATCGCTGCACAGAGGGACAAAAGTGTCTATTTATTTTTAGAATTCACTATAAGTTAAATCATAATATCTAAGCTGTGGGTGTAGAGTTCGATACCCATCCGTGCCGCCAATCCAACAGCGTTAGGATCAACAAACGGAGATATGAAAATCCTTCGATTGACCGTTACATTTTCCGTCTGTTCAAAGAACGCAATCTTCCTTTGAAAAAGGGAAAGATCGCCGCGGGTAACTGATGATTTAATTTCAATTGCAACGACTAAACCGTTCCGGATGATTACATCCATTTCTACCTGTTCGGGTTGTCCGAAAACCGATCCGGAATCGTCATAACCCTCGTACCGTTCCACCCGGAAGCCGAGTTCATCAGTCAAAATTGCAGCGAGCCCATTAAGGAATGCCTCTTCAGACATCAATCCCCATCGCGCGCCCAGACCTTGAACGGTATGGTGAAACCGCTTTAATTCATCATCTAGATATGCACGTGACGCCCTAGATTCCTCACGCAACCGATTGGACTCTTCGCGTAGAACTTGCATCTCTTCCCGGAATTCAACCCACCGCTGCTCGGACTCCTCGCGCAACCGATTGGACTCTTCACGTAAGACTGCCATCTCCTGCCTGAAGTGAGCCCACTGCTGCTCGGACTCCTCACGCAACCGATTGGACTCTTCACGTAGAACTTGCATCTCCTGCCGGAATTCGACCCGCTGTCGTTCAGATTCCTCACGCATCTGCTTGAGCTCATTCAAAATCGCTGTTATATCTTCTTTTTTGGCAAAAGTCTCCGACATAACACCGATTAACTCATAACGAATCTCGGGATTTTGGGTTATTAGGCGCGGAAATTCATTAGCGATTAACTCGCGAATTTCTTCTTCACATTTGCCATATCTGTATTCACTGAATTTGCTCAAACCGGCAGCGTAACGATAAACGTTGCCCCTTGGGGTTCTGTTACGTCGAACTCAATGACGCCGCCGTGTTCCTCAATAATTTGCTGGCTAATCGCCAACCCAAGTCCTGTGCCTTTCTGCTTCGTTGTGTAAAACGGATCGAACAAACGCGAGGCAACATCCGGCGGTATACCACGCCCGGTATCCTTGATATAAATTTGAACCACCTGAGTCACGGAATTATAGGCGGTTTGAATCGTCAAGACACCCCCATCTTCCATCGACTCAATTGCATTCCGAAATAGGTTCAACAACACCTGCGTCATTCCGTCGGCGTTTACAGCAACCAATGGACAATTATCAGCCAATTTCTTTTCAACGCGGATATTGTCCCGATCTAACTCCGGCTGACAGATTGAGAGGCTATTGTCGATCAAGTCATCAATACTGCCCGGCTTGACACCGGCAGTTCGTGGGTTGCCGGACCCAAGGAGCTGCTCAACCACGCGGTTCAACCGATCTACCTCTCTGATAATGACCTGAA
Protein-coding sequences here:
- a CDS encoding sigma-54-dependent Fis family transcriptional regulator yields the protein MTHSILIADDDDSIRFVLEKALQKEGYRTFSARNGKETVDLLRSEAIDTIFLDIFMPDVNGLDLIEELRDINKTASIVIITAHGTTQTAIEAAKRHAYDYVTKPFDLQEITPLVSRAVYAADQAKMVMAEDSAPVDTVAPQNGEDEATQIVGESDAMHVIYLTIGRAAISDETILIMGESGTGKESVAKAIHQNSRRTDEAFVVVDCSAIPSDLIESALFGHVKGAYTGADTAREGKFEQADRGTIFLDEVGELPIEVQMKLLRVLQEREVEPIGSNEIRKVDVRVIAATNRRLDLAIQEGTFREDLFYRLNVVPIFLPPLRERKEDIPELVDFFMSGYARDYGQPKGTISPEAFKLLMVYDWPGNVRELENSLKRALVMCAGQVLLPEHFAELAGGPTVSSTQAPTGFESRLASLMLERVEEFIESGASSGSLHADIRAAVEKPLFEFILERTGWNRRKAAEILGINRNTLHSKMEEYGIQRR
- a CDS encoding DUF3782 domain-containing protein; this encodes MSKFSEYRYGKCEEEIRELIANEFPRLITQNPEIRYELIGVMSETFAKKEDITAILNELKQMREESERQRVEFRQEMQVLREESNRLREESEQQWAHFRQEMAVLREESNRLREESEQRWVEFREEMQVLREESNRLREESRASRAYLDDELKRFHHTVQGLGARWGLMSEEAFLNGLAAILTDELGFRVERYEGYDDSGSVFGQPEQVEMDVIIRNGLVVAIEIKSSVTRGDLSLFQRKIAFFEQTENVTVNRRIFISPFVDPNAVGLAARMGIELYTHSLDIMI